A single window of Chloroflexota bacterium DNA harbors:
- a CDS encoding branched-chain amino acid ABC transporter substrate-binding protein codes for MKVSMFARIKTKQDIIILLLLGLFGLVSCATPPQPKGEVIVYVAAPLSGWQADGGQTVVGGVRLMAEQINSSGGLLGHKVKVVAIDDEADSEVAVQVAEQIRAAVQRGEKVIGIVGHYNSGQTLAAMEIYKDLPLVVVTPTASDVSITRRGYTNFFRVNATDAAQGPADARFLVEKLGAKRIAVVHANNEYGRGLRDEFTTALRGLGVEPAAVIEIPEAAPTQMKAVEQIKALQPDAIFLAGYETEGYVLLPELREAGVNAPFMASDGCFLYEFIDGAGLAAEGAYVSGITPDPKLVADKKWWTDYQKLEARNPGTYSIAGYSALDVISAGVKKAGTFEARKVAEAIRNLDFQSLVGHIRYDAAGDLTEQRIYIFQVKNGDFVQIQ; via the coding sequence GTGAAAGTGAGCATGTTCGCACGTATAAAGACAAAACAAGACATAATAATATTGCTATTGCTTGGCTTGTTCGGCCTTGTTAGCTGCGCGACACCGCCCCAGCCGAAAGGGGAGGTCATTGTCTACGTCGCTGCGCCACTCTCTGGATGGCAGGCCGATGGCGGCCAGACCGTTGTGGGTGGCGTGCGCCTGATGGCAGAACAGATCAATTCCTCTGGAGGACTGCTCGGCCACAAGGTTAAGGTGGTGGCCATAGATGATGAAGCAGATTCAGAGGTAGCGGTGCAAGTAGCTGAGCAAATCCGAGCCGCTGTGCAGCGGGGCGAAAAAGTCATTGGCATCGTAGGCCATTACAACAGTGGACAAACCTTAGCGGCAATGGAAATCTACAAGGATTTGCCGCTGGTCGTGGTTACTCCCACGGCCAGTGACGTCAGCATCACCCGGCGTGGCTATACGAATTTCTTTCGCGTGAATGCCACCGATGCAGCACAAGGGCCTGCTGATGCCCGATTCCTAGTTGAAAAACTGGGGGCAAAGCGCATCGCCGTGGTGCACGCCAACAACGAATACGGACGTGGATTGCGTGATGAGTTTACCACTGCATTGAGAGGATTGGGTGTGGAACCCGCTGCAGTCATCGAAATTCCAGAAGCTGCTCCAACCCAGATGAAGGCCGTGGAACAAATCAAAGCGCTGCAACCAGATGCCATTTTCCTCGCTGGCTACGAGACAGAAGGCTATGTACTTCTGCCCGAACTACGCGAAGCGGGCGTGAACGCGCCCTTCATGGCCAGTGATGGCTGCTTCCTTTACGAATTCATTGACGGCGCTGGACTCGCTGCTGAGGGTGCGTATGTAAGTGGCATCACCCCTGACCCCAAACTGGTTGCCGACAAGAAGTGGTGGACTGACTACCAAAAACTGGAAGCACGAAACCCGGGCACCTACAGCATCGCCGGTTACAGCGCGCTGGACGTCATCAGTGCGGGGGTCAAGAAAGCAGGCACATTCGAAGCGCGTAAAGTAGCGGAGGCCATCCGCAACCTGGATTTCCAGAGCCTGGTTGGTCACATCCGCTACGATGCGGCAGGAGACCTGACAGAGCAACGCATCTACATTTTCCAAGTGAAAAACGGGGACTTTGTCCAGATCCAATAA
- a CDS encoding winged helix-turn-helix domain-containing protein, with amino-acid sequence MKSQPANKFAVQLIDREDDIAYIMNCISGADCCAVVGLSNMGKSTLLRSLSLPEVPTQLLGSKADQYVFVYVDFNLTSQVTEQGVYEVILRNVLGTLEARHVDQELMSIVQRAYQTVIAPDNPFRIPLAFEDSLKAITDHQPGMLVLLFDEFDEVFTAIEPRVFVRLRALKDRYWSRLCYVTATSRPLSEIRHEREVGEFCELFAAHVHYLPPLPESAARVLIQNWAARSQAQFTASDADFIAECAGGHPSLLQATCRILARAKEEAILRPSVMSYEHVREQLAGDTNIRLECAKLWNDLSATEQEALIALLDRQQITAGLDALTEKGIVQATASGRRAFSDLFAGFARRQQLVRRRGPRGIRIDVESGDIWVDGKLAPLLTDLEYKLLLLLYGNLDKICDKYKIVESVWGESYIDEVDDARIEKLVSRLREKIEPNPAEPKYLLTVRGRRYKLVSPE; translated from the coding sequence ATGAAAAGCCAACCTGCTAACAAGTTTGCTGTCCAGTTGATTGACCGAGAAGATGACATCGCCTATATCATGAATTGCATAAGCGGAGCGGATTGCTGCGCAGTCGTGGGATTGAGCAATATGGGCAAATCCACGCTGCTGCGTTCTTTATCCCTGCCTGAAGTGCCTACACAACTGCTTGGCTCCAAGGCTGACCAATACGTATTCGTCTACGTTGACTTTAATCTTACCTCACAAGTTACGGAGCAGGGCGTCTATGAAGTTATTCTGCGCAATGTCCTGGGAACCCTTGAAGCGAGGCACGTAGATCAAGAGCTCATGTCCATTGTTCAACGCGCTTATCAGACGGTGATAGCCCCTGACAACCCATTCCGCATTCCGCTGGCCTTCGAGGACAGCCTCAAGGCCATCACTGACCATCAGCCAGGGATGCTTGTGCTTCTATTCGACGAGTTTGATGAGGTTTTCACTGCGATCGAGCCGCGCGTATTTGTGCGCTTGCGCGCGCTGAAAGATAGGTATTGGTCTCGCCTTTGCTATGTGACAGCCACATCCCGTCCCCTTTCTGAGATACGGCATGAGCGAGAAGTCGGCGAATTCTGCGAACTGTTTGCCGCTCATGTCCACTATTTGCCTCCATTGCCTGAGTCGGCTGCTCGTGTCCTGATTCAGAATTGGGCTGCACGTTCCCAGGCGCAATTTACGGCAAGCGACGCGGATTTCATAGCGGAGTGCGCTGGCGGTCATCCCTCATTGCTACAGGCGACTTGCCGTATCTTGGCTAGGGCCAAAGAGGAAGCCATTCTGAGGCCATCTGTCATGAGTTACGAACATGTGCGGGAGCAACTCGCTGGCGACACCAACATCCGCCTTGAATGCGCCAAGTTATGGAACGATTTGAGCGCGACAGAGCAAGAGGCGCTGATCGCCTTGCTCGACCGTCAGCAAATTACAGCGGGGTTGGATGCACTAACTGAAAAGGGCATCGTGCAAGCAACCGCTTCTGGTAGACGAGCGTTTTCGGACTTGTTTGCTGGCTTTGCGCGACGGCAACAGTTAGTGCGTCGTCGTGGTCCACGCGGGATACGGATTGATGTCGAATCTGGCGACATCTGGGTAGATGGCAAACTTGCGCCGTTGCTCACCGATTTGGAATACAAGTTGCTCCTGCTACTGTACGGCAACCTCGACAAGATCTGCGACAAGTACAAAATTGTCGAGTCCGTGTGGGGCGAAAGTTACATAGATGAAGTGGATGATGCCCGTATTGAGAAACTGGTGAGCCGTCTGCGCGAAAAGATCGAGCCCAACCCTGCAGAGCCGAAATACCTGCTCACCGTACGGGGCAGAAGATACAAGTTAGTCAGTCCGGAGTAA
- a CDS encoding prolipoprotein diacylglyceryl transferase, translating into MKLGETGGPRIAFRIGPIAIAWYGILIVVSAMAAALLAEREAKRRGENPEHVWNALLLCLILGMIGARLYHVISSLDYYRQYPVEIFNTRHGGLAIYGAVAGGALAVWIYTRRYHLNFGRWADIATPGLFLAQAIARWGNYLNQELYGYPTTLPWGITIDAAHRIPPFTDLTKYPLSTRFHPTFLYESLGNLVNFAIVMYISRRFDERLQDGDLILLYGILYPLLRFFIEFQRPDAWKIAGVATAQWIAIASIILCSGLLICRHRSRRTGTDKAGENS; encoded by the coding sequence ATGAAATTGGGTGAAACAGGAGGTCCAAGAATTGCTTTTCGTATAGGCCCTATTGCCATTGCTTGGTACGGCATCTTGATCGTGGTCAGTGCTATGGCAGCGGCACTCCTGGCGGAGCGCGAAGCCAAACGCCGCGGAGAGAATCCAGAGCACGTCTGGAACGCGCTCCTACTGTGCCTGATCCTGGGCATGATCGGGGCTCGCTTGTACCACGTCATCTCCAGTTTGGATTATTACCGCCAATATCCCGTGGAGATCTTTAATACACGCCATGGCGGGTTAGCCATCTATGGGGCGGTGGCTGGTGGCGCCCTGGCTGTTTGGATCTATACCCGCCGCTACCACCTCAACTTTGGCCGCTGGGCGGATATTGCAACGCCTGGCTTGTTCCTCGCCCAAGCCATTGCTCGTTGGGGCAACTATCTCAACCAGGAACTGTATGGCTATCCAACTACATTGCCATGGGGTATTACCATTGATGCGGCACACCGTATACCGCCATTCACTGATCTCACGAAATACCCCTTATCTACGCGTTTTCATCCCACTTTTCTCTACGAGTCGCTGGGCAATCTAGTGAACTTTGCCATCGTTATGTACATCTCGCGGCGCTTTGACGAACGATTGCAGGATGGCGATTTGATCCTTTTGTACGGGATCTTGTACCCGCTCTTGAGGTTCTTCATCGAATTCCAACGCCCCGATGCTTGGAAGATCGCCGGTGTGGCCACCGCACAGTGGATTGCGATCGCATCGATCATCTTGTGTAGCGGCCTGCTGATTTGCCGTCACCGTTCTCGACGCACTGGAACAGACAAAGCAGGTGAAAATTCTTAA
- a CDS encoding O-acetyl-ADP-ribose deacetylase yields the protein MEVTVGKSKLELVQGDITQQDTEAIVNAANPSLLGGGGVDGAIHRAGGPQILEECREIGGCPPGEARITSGGKLKAKYVIHAVGPIYRGGTQGEAETLASAYRYSLELASKHGIKSVAFPSISTGAYGYPIELAAPIALRTVMEYLQSHPEIELVRFVLFGSSAYEAYARALKELV from the coding sequence ATGGAGGTAACGGTTGGAAAATCCAAACTGGAGTTGGTGCAGGGCGACATTACGCAGCAGGATACCGAAGCAATTGTCAATGCGGCAAACCCAAGCCTTTTAGGCGGGGGCGGCGTGGATGGAGCCATACACCGTGCTGGGGGACCACAGATCCTCGAAGAATGCCGCGAAATCGGCGGTTGCCCGCCTGGTGAAGCGCGCATCACCAGCGGAGGCAAACTGAAGGCCAAGTACGTCATCCATGCCGTGGGCCCCATCTACCGCGGTGGAACGCAAGGGGAGGCAGAGACCCTGGCTAGTGCTTACCGTTACAGCCTGGAACTGGCTTCCAAGCACGGCATCAAGAGCGTGGCATTCCCATCCATCAGCACCGGCGCCTATGGCTACCCCATCGAACTGGCGGCACCAATTGCGCTGCGGACGGTGATGGAATACCTGCAGTCCCATCCTGAAATCGAGTTAGTACGCTTCGTCCTGTTCGGTAGCTCGGCTTATGAGGCGTACGCGCGAGCACTGAAGGAATTGGTTTAG
- a CDS encoding MFS transporter, protein MSIYLIALTSFILFLSTQVGIPALPALAAQLDANTQAVAAILSAALMTLVLLQFFSGMLADRYGRRLVLICGAFLGGISSLLCALVGHWQWLLVLRILGGIADAIAMPALLGLTAEVAAGQHGSSFGILRSSQGLSFIAAPVIGGQLSRWGLCVPFVVDGLLSLLICAVLTMTMQDHKQPYYTGHSVEQWRQLKSLFTAKSVYAFFLFGMANNFAFPILSSFVPAKGQLLGLTPSQLSVLLASEAIAYTLGSYLAGKLSDRLGRRFFVIIAQPLILLACMGLTWSHSGPGLAIFYAIFGLGASMTYLMSSVMMADITPKDQCATVLGAFDAAIDLVLFIAPSLALAFYGFLGSMELLLLSAGIPALIAWPIAWRVQETRPSAAIIWGEG, encoded by the coding sequence TTGTCCATCTATCTGATCGCCTTGACTAGCTTTATCCTGTTCCTGAGCACTCAAGTAGGCATTCCCGCCCTTCCTGCATTAGCAGCCCAATTGGACGCCAATACGCAAGCCGTGGCGGCTATTCTTTCTGCCGCATTGATGACGCTCGTGCTGCTGCAATTTTTCAGCGGCATGCTGGCGGATCGCTACGGGCGACGGCTAGTTCTGATCTGTGGAGCCTTTCTAGGAGGAATTAGTTCGCTTCTCTGCGCCCTAGTGGGGCACTGGCAATGGCTGCTCGTTTTGCGCATATTAGGAGGAATAGCAGATGCTATCGCTATGCCTGCTCTGCTCGGCCTCACCGCCGAGGTAGCCGCGGGACAACACGGCTCTTCCTTTGGCATCCTGCGCTCTAGCCAAGGGCTGTCCTTCATCGCGGCCCCAGTCATCGGCGGGCAATTATCCCGCTGGGGCTTGTGCGTACCGTTTGTGGTAGATGGGCTTTTGTCGCTGTTAATCTGTGCTGTCCTCACCATGACCATGCAGGATCACAAGCAACCGTACTATACAGGGCACAGTGTGGAACAATGGAGGCAACTCAAATCCTTGTTCACGGCTAAATCGGTATATGCTTTCTTTCTATTTGGGATGGCGAACAATTTTGCCTTTCCCATCCTTTCTTCCTTTGTACCCGCCAAAGGGCAGCTGCTTGGGCTGACACCGAGCCAGCTTAGTGTTCTGCTCGCCAGCGAAGCAATAGCCTATACCCTCGGCTCTTATCTTGCTGGCAAACTGTCTGACCGTTTGGGGCGTCGCTTCTTCGTCATCATCGCCCAGCCTTTGATTCTGCTGGCTTGCATGGGCCTAACTTGGTCGCACAGTGGACCAGGATTAGCTATTTTCTACGCTATCTTTGGCTTAGGCGCTAGCATGACCTATCTCATGAGTTCCGTAATGATGGCGGACATCACACCAAAGGACCAATGCGCTACTGTACTTGGTGCATTTGATGCAGCTATTGATCTGGTGCTCTTTATCGCTCCCTCTTTGGCGCTGGCCTTCTACGGATTCCTAGGGAGCATGGAGCTATTGCTGCTAAGCGCCGGTATCCCGGCGCTGATCGCTTGGCCCATAGCCTGGCGAGTACAAGAAACACGGCCATCGGCTGCCATAATATGGGGTGAAGGATAG
- a CDS encoding C39 family peptidase — protein sequence MAILHMQTEEIRNLAAKMRHTAKMAEGELFSLHRALDALSCAWQGGGHAKFQAEAEHLATKLSEQITTLFELSIHLEHEVAEWEETDQRGARYWTASRTAMPFKQTPLITGGVSGLFLSTAFLSSGFSPPLILAELPWSRLLPPWLRTWLEKLFPSQEIHTPIAEETPPSLPKSSFRELITEKPDQPTSNEPSASVSAQPASSTSKYEIYHEVPVHSQGSLYGNAACAPASVSMVLDYFHAIDPSHKTVSPDELIKMLDPGDGIPGKGISLSKVTDELQQLGYQIPISKVNASLKELRTALQDGPVIIAAGVNLVGGKERALKGAGNTMHSMVVKGMAQEGQLVVNDPWSGKEVQIDPDTFEEMWEKGMNSMYVIRP from the coding sequence ATGGCTATCCTTCACATGCAAACAGAGGAAATCCGCAACCTTGCTGCCAAAATGCGCCACACAGCTAAAATGGCTGAAGGAGAGTTGTTCTCCTTGCACCGTGCTCTGGATGCATTGTCATGTGCTTGGCAAGGCGGAGGACACGCCAAATTCCAGGCAGAAGCTGAACACCTGGCAACCAAGTTGAGTGAGCAAATCACCACCTTATTTGAACTGTCCATCCACCTCGAGCACGAAGTCGCCGAGTGGGAAGAGACTGATCAACGTGGCGCACGCTATTGGACAGCAAGCAGAACCGCTATGCCGTTTAAGCAGACACCTCTGATCACTGGTGGAGTAAGCGGGCTATTCCTTTCCACTGCCTTCCTTTCTAGCGGCTTTTCCCCGCCACTTATCTTGGCTGAACTTCCCTGGAGCCGACTTCTCCCTCCATGGCTGCGGACATGGTTGGAGAAGCTTTTTCCATCCCAGGAAATCCACACGCCTATCGCTGAAGAGACTCCTCCAAGCCTTCCTAAGAGTTCATTTCGCGAGCTCATCACAGAAAAACCTGACCAACCCACAAGCAACGAGCCCTCGGCCTCTGTTTCAGCACAACCTGCATCATCTACATCCAAATACGAAATCTATCACGAGGTTCCTGTCCACTCACAAGGTAGCCTCTACGGTAATGCTGCCTGTGCGCCTGCTTCGGTTAGTATGGTGCTAGATTATTTCCATGCTATAGATCCCTCTCATAAGACTGTTTCACCGGACGAACTTATTAAGATGCTCGATCCTGGTGATGGAATACCTGGCAAAGGAATTTCCCTTTCTAAAGTGACCGATGAGCTGCAACAGCTAGGCTACCAAATCCCTATTAGCAAGGTAAATGCCTCACTGAAGGAATTGAGAACAGCGCTCCAAGATGGTCCAGTTATCATTGCAGCTGGCGTCAATCTAGTGGGGGGAAAAGAACGAGCTCTTAAAGGGGCAGGAAATACTATGCATTCTATGGTTGTTAAGGGTATGGCCCAGGAAGGACAACTAGTGGTAAATGACCCCTGGAGTGGCAAGGAGGTACAGATAGATCCAGATACCTTTGAGGAGATGTGGGAAAAAGGGATGAACTCTATGTATGTTATTCGGCCATAA
- a CDS encoding substrate-binding domain-containing protein, translating into MNRTRWVFLIILLLAIAVVGASFVVQRAGGVKPLIEQPQTLEVHIVCALPVEPFVQEAARTFNAENHKLEGHPIKVTVEPMDGLTAMGRWEREEMNPIPTVWIPDSRYLVELVNATYKEKLGRDIFLTGGEYRARPIAISLFSWGIYASRAQVLRAKYGDIDWKVIHDAATAKGGWPELGGPPDWGYFKLVVPNPRKNVGGLAAMIAAAGEYYGKTDIGVADVTNPDFQKWLKELMGAVTDFSSLGAYSVENLALFGYSMGDGGQLLESDLLVNMAGILTRWQDPLVIVYPKYVTWFDFPFTIWMGEETTALEKNAALEFERYLLQPETQKRAVQLGLRPANPEVSVTESDSLFVKWQDQGAMTIVPRTTMMRFPDRDVLLTLLRWFDLNVVER; encoded by the coding sequence ATGAATAGAACAAGGTGGGTTTTCCTGATTATTTTGTTGCTAGCCATAGCCGTTGTGGGTGCTTCGTTCGTGGTGCAGCGTGCTGGAGGCGTCAAACCCCTAATCGAGCAGCCCCAGACGCTAGAAGTGCACATCGTTTGTGCCCTGCCTGTCGAGCCCTTTGTGCAGGAAGCTGCCCGCACATTCAATGCCGAGAACCACAAGCTGGAAGGTCATCCTATCAAAGTCACCGTAGAGCCAATGGATGGCTTGACTGCTATGGGCCGCTGGGAACGCGAGGAAATGAACCCCATCCCGACAGTCTGGATTCCGGATAGCCGCTACCTAGTGGAATTGGTAAACGCTACGTACAAGGAGAAGCTCGGCCGGGACATCTTTCTGACTGGAGGTGAATACCGTGCCCGTCCCATAGCCATTTCCCTCTTTTCCTGGGGCATCTACGCCAGCCGCGCGCAAGTTCTGCGTGCAAAATACGGCGACATTGATTGGAAAGTGATCCACGACGCTGCGACGGCCAAAGGAGGCTGGCCAGAGCTGGGTGGGCCGCCTGACTGGGGCTATTTCAAGTTAGTGGTGCCGAATCCTAGGAAGAATGTGGGTGGACTGGCAGCGATGATCGCAGCTGCAGGCGAATACTATGGCAAGACGGATATCGGCGTGGCCGATGTCACCAACCCCGACTTCCAGAAGTGGCTCAAAGAATTGATGGGAGCAGTCACGGACTTTAGCAGCCTGGGCGCTTATTCGGTAGAGAACCTGGCCCTTTTCGGCTACTCCATGGGGGATGGCGGACAATTGCTGGAAAGCGACCTGCTCGTGAACATGGCTGGCATCCTGACCCGCTGGCAAGACCCATTGGTCATTGTCTATCCGAAATATGTAACCTGGTTCGATTTCCCATTTACCATCTGGATGGGCGAGGAAACCACTGCTTTGGAGAAAAACGCAGCCCTGGAGTTCGAACGTTACCTCTTGCAGCCAGAGACGCAGAAACGAGCAGTGCAATTAGGACTGCGGCCAGCCAATCCTGAAGTGTCCGTTACCGAGTCGGATAGCCTGTTTGTCAAGTGGCAGGATCAAGGTGCAATGACTATAGTACCCCGCACTACCATGATGCGCTTCCCAGACCGGGATGTCCTGTTGACCCTACTGCGCTGGTTTGACCTGAACGTGGTTGAGCGATAG
- a CDS encoding PspA/IM30 family protein, translating into MASLLDRVRTLISANLNYLVSQALRANSMAVVDEYIRKVEDNLEALEDAAATVGGEAKTLKRKQEEFEKQAAELDRNIDLFLKQGKEDLAQAAQYRYNTIKRLADTYAEQAKAQETEYKKLLDAKLKLEAKLTEAKRERTELQAMLDLAKSKELTHRVVEGVGGITTSEAGIAEIREEIQRRLDKATAQGEIDAKRLDNQMAEALEKDTIDRQLAERKARLGLQ; encoded by the coding sequence ATGGCATCACTACTAGACAGAGTACGCACATTGATTTCGGCTAACCTGAACTATCTGGTCAGCCAGGCGCTGAGAGCGAACAGCATGGCCGTGGTTGATGAGTACATCCGCAAAGTCGAGGACAACCTCGAAGCACTTGAGGATGCTGCGGCTACCGTGGGCGGGGAGGCCAAGACGCTTAAACGCAAGCAGGAAGAATTCGAGAAGCAAGCAGCAGAACTGGATCGTAACATTGATCTGTTTCTGAAGCAAGGCAAAGAAGATCTAGCTCAGGCGGCACAGTACCGCTACAACACCATTAAGCGGCTTGCCGACACCTACGCAGAACAGGCAAAAGCGCAAGAGACCGAATATAAGAAACTTCTCGACGCCAAACTGAAGTTGGAAGCCAAGCTCACGGAGGCTAAGCGAGAGCGCACCGAACTACAGGCCATGCTCGACCTGGCCAAGAGCAAGGAACTGACGCATCGCGTGGTCGAGGGCGTTGGCGGCATCACTACCTCCGAGGCAGGCATCGCCGAAATTCGCGAGGAAATCCAGCGCCGCCTGGACAAAGCCACGGCGCAGGGCGAGATTGACGCCAAGCGTCTGGATAACCAGATGGCCGAGGCATTGGAAAAAGATACTATTGACCGCCAACTTGCTGAGCGCAAAGCCCGACTTGGATTACAGTAA
- a CDS encoding N(4)-(beta-N-acetylglucosaminyl)-L-asparaginase, with the protein MLVVTSHNGQPGIEKAMQVLREGGTALDAVEAGIRLVELNEQDEGVGVGGLPNVLGQVELDASIMDGRTLAAGAVGAMQGYAHPISIARRVMELTPHVILVGEGANRFAAELGFSRCNLPIERARNKWQERLRELIPDTEIDALPDRKELLPLVKDLINSRLRQGTVNFIARDQQGNIACGVSTSGWPWKYPGRLGDSPIIGAGNYADNRYGAAACTHHGESAIRAGTARSIVLYMKIGMSVEEACHEAMRDLQPILASSGGTMSIVAMDRNSHPFGITTKSAGEHYLVMWEDSRAPEVREAVVYRG; encoded by the coding sequence ATGTTGGTCGTTACATCGCACAATGGCCAGCCGGGTATCGAGAAGGCAATGCAAGTGCTACGCGAAGGAGGCACAGCGCTCGATGCTGTTGAAGCAGGCATCCGGCTGGTGGAACTCAATGAGCAGGATGAAGGAGTTGGTGTGGGTGGTCTGCCCAACGTACTGGGACAAGTAGAACTGGATGCCAGCATCATGGACGGGCGCACACTGGCAGCAGGTGCTGTGGGGGCCATGCAAGGGTATGCTCATCCTATCTCCATTGCCCGCCGTGTCATGGAACTGACGCCACATGTCATCCTGGTGGGGGAAGGCGCAAACCGCTTTGCCGCTGAGCTGGGCTTTTCTCGTTGCAATCTGCCCATAGAGCGAGCGCGGAACAAGTGGCAGGAGCGCTTGCGTGAACTGATTCCCGATACTGAGATCGATGCCCTGCCAGACCGGAAGGAACTGCTTCCCTTGGTCAAGGATCTCATCAACAGCCGGCTCCGCCAAGGTACGGTCAATTTCATCGCCCGCGACCAGCAGGGGAACATCGCTTGCGGCGTTAGCACCAGTGGCTGGCCCTGGAAATACCCAGGCCGTTTGGGCGATTCGCCGATCATCGGAGCGGGCAACTACGCCGACAACCGCTACGGGGCAGCAGCATGCACCCACCACGGAGAGTCCGCTATTCGCGCTGGCACAGCCCGCAGCATCGTATTGTACATGAAGATAGGCATGAGCGTTGAGGAAGCCTGTCATGAGGCAATGCGTGACTTGCAGCCCATCCTGGCATCCAGTGGCGGCACCATGAGCATCGTCGCCATGGATCGCAATAGCCACCCCTTTGGCATTACGACCAAGTCCGCCGGGGAGCACTACCTGGTCATGTGGGAGGATTCCCGCGCGCCGGAAGTGCGAGAAGCGGTTGTTTATCGCGGCTAA
- a CDS encoding VWA domain-containing protein, producing MSRRVRNKRARVWMLPALVSTILVLVGCITCWAVYQAAQRDIRGENTVLLEIAYSPEKQDLFEELVKRFNARSSRTPSGKRITIVANAMEPEAMISAALAGRFQALCPDSSIWLTQLDLEWQAQQGAAVSIIGEMTRFAVSPVVIALWADTAHSLGYPDKAIGWSDLLDAARTNPNFKWSHPSTSSASGLLATLATFYAGANKTRGLTIEDVTAESTLAYVTALEKTVRYYGEGEQAVIQQVLERGRSYLDAFIVQEQLLIQFNQKSKEKLVAIYPVEGTMWADHPLVFLERPEATTEQRLAYRSFRDFLLSSDAQNLVLAHGYRPTDLSIALDSPTSPIKAENGVDHAQPKTTLQIPGTSVIEVVRNVWQYTKRKTNVYLVADVSGSMQGEKLEQAREAFLTFLSLIKGDQERVGLIVFSSEVSEVVLLAELATNRQVLYSTIAALSAGGDTALLDAINLAYDKLQQRQDSERINAIVVMTDGKENNSQISLRDLTAKLRQGNETGLPIVVFCVAYGNDADMNTLEKISATTGGQTRRGTPETIRELYKLLSTYF from the coding sequence ATGAGTCGGCGCGTCCGAAACAAGAGAGCTCGCGTCTGGATGCTCCCTGCTCTCGTTAGCACCATACTCGTTCTAGTGGGTTGTATCACGTGCTGGGCAGTGTACCAGGCTGCGCAACGGGATATCCGTGGCGAGAATACCGTTTTGTTGGAAATCGCCTACTCGCCTGAAAAACAGGATCTGTTTGAGGAGCTCGTCAAGCGTTTCAACGCACGTAGCTCACGAACTCCTTCTGGCAAACGGATCACGATCGTCGCTAACGCTATGGAACCGGAAGCCATGATCAGCGCGGCCCTAGCGGGGCGTTTCCAGGCCTTGTGCCCGGATTCATCCATCTGGCTGACGCAGTTGGATCTAGAGTGGCAGGCACAGCAAGGGGCAGCGGTCTCCATTATCGGAGAGATGACTCGCTTTGCAGTCAGCCCAGTGGTCATTGCACTGTGGGCAGATACCGCGCACTCGCTAGGCTATCCCGACAAGGCTATTGGTTGGTCGGACCTGCTCGATGCTGCTCGTACCAACCCAAACTTCAAGTGGAGCCATCCCTCGACCTCGTCAGCAAGCGGGCTATTGGCCACACTGGCCACATTCTATGCCGGCGCGAACAAGACCCGTGGGCTGACGATAGAGGATGTTACCGCTGAGAGCACTCTAGCCTATGTAACTGCGCTGGAGAAAACCGTGCGCTACTACGGTGAAGGGGAACAAGCAGTCATCCAGCAGGTGTTAGAAAGGGGCCGATCTTATCTAGATGCCTTTATTGTCCAAGAGCAACTACTAATCCAATTCAACCAAAAGAGCAAAGAAAAGTTGGTGGCCATCTACCCTGTAGAAGGCACCATGTGGGCGGATCATCCGCTGGTCTTTCTGGAACGCCCAGAAGCGACCACGGAACAACGGCTGGCCTATCGCAGTTTCAGGGACTTTCTATTATCATCAGATGCACAGAATCTGGTTCTGGCGCATGGTTACCGGCCCACAGATTTAAGCATTGCGCTTGATTCCCCCACTTCACCCATTAAGGCCGAGAATGGCGTGGATCATGCCCAGCCGAAAACTACGCTGCAGATTCCTGGTACATCGGTAATCGAGGTCGTGCGGAATGTCTGGCAATATACCAAGCGCAAAACAAACGTCTACTTGGTGGCCGATGTCTCTGGCAGCATGCAGGGCGAAAAGTTGGAGCAAGCTAGGGAGGCATTTTTGACCTTTCTCAGCCTCATTAAGGGGGATCAAGAACGCGTTGGGTTGATTGTGTTTTCTTCAGAGGTGTCGGAAGTGGTACTGCTGGCCGAGTTGGCCACCAACCGTCAGGTGCTGTATTCCACGATCGCTGCTCTGAGCGCCGGGGGAGATACAGCGCTCCTAGATGCAATCAACCTAGCCTATGACAAACTGCAGCAAAGACAAGACAGCGAACGAATCAATGCCATTGTTGTCATGACTGATGGCAAGGAGAATAATTCGCAAATTTCCTTGCGCGATCTCACCGCAAAACTGCGCCAGGGCAACGAGACTGGCCTACCTATCGTGGTCTTTTGCGTTGCTTATGGCAACGATGCAGATATGAACACACTGGAAAAGATCTCCGCGACCACTGGAGGGCAGACGCGCCGTGGTACCCCAGAGACCATTCGTGAATTATACAAGTTGCTCTCAACTTATTTTTAA